TTTATTTTTAACGCTGTTAGCTTAGAAAAAAATGATTCATACAAGACGCCTGTCACAGGTCAACCTTCCTGATACATATATTATCAGGAAGGTTTTTTAGGTTGGAAAGTTTAACTTTACACAACAATGTCAGTCAATCGAATATTTTGCAATGCTAAGTTTTCTATAATGACGGGAGGAAAACCAGATGAATCCTTATTATCCTTACTGGCCGAATAGAAGTTATAATGTACATGATCCTCATCAATACATGCCATATGGACAGCAGCCTGCTGCTTATGATAATCAGCATGCTTATCCAATCAATACTGATTATTTTGATCGTCAGCAAACGGTTAGAGGTCAAGCTACATGGACAGATGGGGGACAAGTAACAAAATGCGGTATAGCTTGGTCAGAAAATGAGTATATGACAGCAGCTGTTGGAGAAAATTCCCCCTATGAATGTGGACAAATGCTTAAAATCAGAAATATTTCTGCTCCATATGGGAGAGAAATTATTGTAAAAGTCGTCGATCAAGTTTCGGGCTATCCGGCGAATCGGATCAATTTACATCGAAGGGCATTTGAAGCATTGGGCGTTAACACAAGTGTGGGAGTCATTAATATTGAAATCATTCCTTCACCTGAATTGGAGCAAGAAAAATGGGGGAAATATTTATTGGAAGTTACCGAAGCGGCGTATCCAAACTTTAATGTTACCGACTATAATGCAATTGGAAAAACAATGCTCTCCCATTCCTTAGTTAGAGAAACATTTGAATTTGTTTTACAGTCACCTCAAGAAACGTTGAGAGTACAAGGAATTGTTGTTTATAATCCGAACACAGATCGAATTGTTTCATTTAATTTACAGGAAGTT
This region of Oceanobacillus sp. FSL K6-2867 genomic DNA includes:
- a CDS encoding DUF3889 domain-containing protein, producing MNPYYPYWPNRSYNVHDPHQYMPYGQQPAAYDNQHAYPINTDYFDRQQTVRGQATWTDGGQVTKCGIAWSENEYMTAAVGENSPYECGQMLKIRNISAPYGREIIVKVVDQVSGYPANRINLHRRAFEALGVNTSVGVINIEIIPSPELEQEKWGKYLLEVTEAAYPNFNVTDYNAIGKTMLSHSLVRETFEFVLQSPQETLRVQGIVVYNPNTDRIVSFNLQEVQ